One window from the genome of Xenorhabdus bovienii SS-2004 encodes:
- the tatA gene encoding twin-arginine translocase TatA/TatE family subunit translates to MISIPQLLIIAVIVVLLFGTNKLRSLGSDLGASIKGFKKAISDDEKSDQAEKNSHDADFDTKSIAEKSTVAEKSESKNKEQV, encoded by the coding sequence ATGATAAGCATCCCACAATTACTCATTATTGCTGTCATTGTCGTATTGCTATTTGGTACCAATAAGCTTCGCTCTCTGGGTTCAGACTTGGGAGCATCGATCAAAGGTTTTAAAAAAGCGATAAGTGATGATGAAAAGTCAGATCAAGCTGAGAAAAATAGCCATGATGCTGATTTTGACACCAAAAGTATTGCTGAAAAGTCCACTGTTGCCGAAAAATCAGAGAGCAAAAATAAAGAGCAGGTATAA
- the tatB gene encoding Sec-independent protein translocase protein TatB, translating to MFDIGFSELLLVMVIGLVVLGPERLPIAVKTVAGWIRVLRSLAANVQNELAQELKVQELQDSLKKMEEKVDLQSLSPELKASMDELREAAESLKKSYQLTPEEAKALEEDETHFHSSVSHSVPESASKQNKNQSPEKANSEH from the coding sequence GTGTTTGACATTGGTTTTAGCGAACTGCTGTTGGTGATGGTGATTGGTCTGGTTGTTTTGGGGCCAGAACGCTTGCCTATAGCAGTCAAAACAGTAGCTGGCTGGATACGGGTATTACGCTCGCTGGCGGCTAATGTCCAGAATGAACTTGCTCAGGAGCTAAAAGTGCAAGAGCTTCAGGACAGCTTAAAAAAAATGGAAGAAAAAGTAGATTTGCAATCATTGTCCCCAGAATTAAAGGCATCGATGGACGAGTTAAGGGAGGCTGCTGAATCGCTGAAAAAATCGTATCAGCTGACTCCTGAAGAGGCTAAAGCGTTAGAAGAGGATGAAACACATTTTCATTCTTCTGTATCTCACTCAGTACCAGAATCGGCGTCAAAACAAAATAAAAATCAATCTCCTGAAAAAGCCAATAGTGAACACTAA
- the tatC gene encoding Sec-independent protein translocase subunit TatC: MSVDDTQPLIGHLIELRKRILNSLITVLVIFLALVYFSNDIYRLIAAPLMEQLPKGANMIATDVASPFFTPIKLTIMVSIVVSAPMILYQVWAFIAPALYKHERRLIMPLLFSSSVLFYLGMAFAYFVVFPIAFGFFVKTVPAGVVISTDISNYLSFVMALFMAFGVSFEVPVAIILLCWSGVVTPESLKRKRPYILVGAFVVGMLLTPPDVFSQTLLAIPMYLLFEVGILLSQFYVGGRKSGRAENESEYDEGNNPEK; encoded by the coding sequence ATGTCTGTGGATGATACCCAACCTCTTATCGGTCACTTGATTGAGCTGCGTAAGCGGATTTTAAATAGTTTGATTACCGTGCTGGTGATTTTTCTGGCACTGGTTTATTTTTCTAATGATATTTATCGGCTTATTGCTGCACCGTTAATGGAACAGTTACCGAAGGGAGCAAATATGATTGCGACAGATGTCGCATCGCCTTTCTTTACGCCAATCAAACTGACTATTATGGTGTCTATCGTTGTATCGGCACCGATGATCCTGTATCAGGTCTGGGCATTTATTGCACCAGCATTATATAAACACGAGCGCCGTTTGATCATGCCCCTGCTGTTTTCCAGCAGTGTACTGTTTTATCTGGGCATGGCATTTGCTTACTTTGTGGTATTTCCCATTGCATTTGGTTTTTTTGTCAAAACCGTGCCAGCAGGGGTGGTCATTTCGACAGATATCAGTAATTACCTGAGTTTTGTCATGGCCCTCTTTATGGCGTTTGGTGTTTCATTTGAGGTGCCGGTAGCCATTATTTTGTTGTGTTGGAGTGGAGTTGTAACGCCTGAATCCCTGAAAAGAAAACGTCCTTACATTTTGGTTGGTGCGTTTGTGGTTGGCATGTTGCTAACACCTCCGGATGTTTTCTCGCAAACTTTGCTGGCTATCCCGATGTATCTGTTATTTGAAGTGGGAATTCTGCTTTCTCAGTTTTATGTGGGTGGACGAAAATCAGGCAGAGCAGAAAACGAATCTGAATATGATGAAGGTAACAATCCAGAAAAATAA
- the hemB gene encoding porphobilinogen synthase — protein sequence MSYVFPGTFPGRRMRRVRRHDFSRRLVAENQLTVNDLIYPVFVMEGINQRQEVSSMPGVYRLTIDLLLKEAEEIARLGIPVLSLFPAIEADKKSLDAQESYNPDGLIQRSIRALKNEVPELGLLTDVALDPFTTHGQDGVIDQDGYVINDITKEILVKQALSHAEAGAEIVAPSDMMDGRIGAIRDQLEVDGYINTQIMAYSAKYASCYYGPFRDAIGSSGNLKGGNKMTYQMDPANSDEALQEIAQDLQEGADSVMVKPGMPYLDVIRRVKDTFGVPTFAYQVSGEYAMHVAAIQNGWLKEQPAIMESLLCFKRAGADGVLTYFAKRVAQWLNEQKY from the coding sequence ATGAGCTATGTATTTCCAGGTACGTTTCCTGGTCGTCGTATGCGCCGTGTACGTCGTCATGATTTTTCCCGCCGTCTGGTTGCTGAAAATCAACTCACTGTCAATGATCTGATTTATCCCGTTTTTGTTATGGAAGGGATTAATCAACGTCAAGAAGTGTCTTCTATGCCAGGAGTGTATCGTCTGACAATTGATCTTTTGCTGAAGGAAGCCGAAGAGATTGCCCGACTGGGTATTCCTGTTTTGTCTCTGTTCCCAGCCATTGAAGCAGACAAAAAATCACTGGATGCGCAGGAATCCTATAACCCTGATGGTTTGATTCAGCGCTCTATTCGTGCATTGAAAAATGAGGTTCCTGAGCTGGGATTACTGACAGATGTGGCACTGGACCCATTTACCACGCATGGACAGGATGGTGTCATTGATCAGGATGGGTATGTCATCAATGATATTACCAAAGAGATTCTGGTTAAGCAGGCGCTATCCCATGCTGAAGCTGGGGCTGAAATCGTTGCACCGAGCGATATGATGGATGGCCGTATTGGTGCCATTCGTGATCAGCTTGAGGTCGATGGCTATATCAACACGCAGATTATGGCTTACTCAGCCAAATATGCCTCTTGTTACTATGGGCCATTCAGAGATGCAATTGGCTCTAGCGGTAATTTGAAAGGCGGCAATAAGATGACCTATCAGATGGATCCAGCAAACAGCGATGAAGCGTTGCAGGAAATTGCACAGGATTTGCAAGAAGGGGCGGATAGCGTCATGGTCAAACCAGGTATGCCTTATCTGGATGTGATCCGTAGGGTGAAAGATACTTTTGGTGTGCCAACATTCGCTTATCAGGTTTCTGGTGAATATGCGATGCATGTGGCTGCTATCCAAAATGGTTGGTTGAAAGAACAGCCAGCCATTATGGAATCATTGCTGTGCTTCAAACGTGCGGGTGCCGATGGCGTACTGACTTATTTTGCCAAGCGTGTAGCACAATGGTTGAATGAGCAGAAATACTGA
- the rfaH gene encoding transcription/translation regulatory transformer protein RfaH — MGSWYLLYCKRGQISRAIGHLERQDVICLTPTAKIEKIVRGKRTTVTEPLFPNYLFVNFDPEIIHTTTINSTRGVNHFIRFSTYPAVVPQTLIDELMSATEQEYIAPETPITGDTVLITEGIFEGIQAIYNEPDGETRSILLLNILNKEVSKILDNKQFIKI, encoded by the coding sequence ATGGGAAGCTGGTATCTTCTGTACTGTAAACGCGGGCAAATTTCTCGAGCAATAGGACATTTAGAGAGACAGGATGTTATTTGCCTGACACCTACAGCCAAAATTGAAAAAATCGTTCGGGGTAAAAGAACTACCGTCACTGAACCCCTTTTTCCCAATTACCTTTTTGTGAATTTTGATCCAGAGATTATTCATACCACGACTATCAATTCAACGCGAGGCGTCAATCATTTTATTCGTTTCAGCACTTATCCTGCTGTTGTCCCACAAACGTTGATTGATGAATTAATGTCCGCAACAGAACAGGAATATATCGCACCTGAAACCCCAATTACTGGTGATACTGTACTGATAACTGAAGGAATTTTCGAAGGTATTCAAGCAATTTATAATGAGCCGGATGGAGAAACCCGCTCAATTCTCCTATTAAATATTCTCAACAAAGAAGTATCCAAAATATTAGATAATAAGCAATTCATTAAAATTTAA
- the ubiD gene encoding 4-hydroxy-3-polyprenylbenzoate decarboxylase encodes MKYRDLRDFLSLLEQSGELKRIRMEVDPYLEMTEIADRTLRAGGPALLFENPKGYSMPVLCNLFGTPKRVAMGMGQDDVKALHDVGKLLAFLKEPEPPKGFRDLVDKLPKFKQVLNMPTKRLNSAPCQEQVWTGDEVDLTRIPVMHCWPEDAAPLITWGLTVTRGPNKERQNLGIYRQQVLGKNKLIMRWLSHRGGALDFQEWCQAHPGERFPVSVALGADPATILGAVTPIPDTLSEYAFAGLLRGHKTEVVKCLSNDLEVPASAEIILEGYIEPDEMAPEGPYGDHTGYYNEVDMFPVFTITHITQRRDAIYHSTYTGRPPDEPAVLGVALNEVLVPILQKQFPEIVDFYLPPEGCSYRLAVVTMKKQYAGHAKRVMMGVWSYLRQFMYTKFIIVCDDDINARDWNDVIWAITTRMDPQRDTVLMENTPIDYLDFASPVSGLGSKMGLDATNKWPGETQREWGRPIVMSDEIRARVDEIWDKLEILKR; translated from the coding sequence ATGAAATACCGTGATCTACGAGACTTTCTTTCCTTGTTGGAACAATCAGGTGAATTAAAACGAATTCGTATGGAGGTTGATCCTTATCTGGAAATGACAGAAATCGCGGATCGTACTCTTCGTGCCGGTGGTCCTGCCTTATTATTTGAAAATCCAAAAGGGTATTCAATGCCAGTATTGTGCAATCTGTTTGGGACACCTAAGCGGGTTGCTATGGGAATGGGGCAGGATGATGTCAAGGCATTGCATGATGTTGGCAAATTACTGGCTTTCCTCAAAGAGCCAGAGCCGCCAAAAGGTTTTCGTGATCTGGTCGATAAGCTGCCTAAGTTCAAGCAAGTTCTGAATATGCCAACCAAGCGCCTCAATTCTGCACCTTGTCAGGAGCAAGTCTGGACGGGAGATGAGGTTGATCTTACCCGTATTCCTGTTATGCATTGCTGGCCAGAAGATGCTGCGCCATTGATAACATGGGGGCTTACTGTTACCAGAGGGCCAAATAAAGAGCGCCAGAATTTGGGTATCTACCGTCAGCAGGTTCTGGGTAAAAACAAGCTCATTATGCGTTGGTTATCACACCGTGGTGGAGCGCTCGATTTTCAGGAATGGTGTCAGGCTCATCCGGGAGAGCGTTTCCCTGTTTCTGTTGCGTTGGGTGCTGATCCTGCCACGATATTGGGTGCTGTGACTCCAATTCCTGATACTTTATCTGAATATGCCTTTGCTGGATTGTTGCGTGGGCATAAAACTGAAGTGGTTAAGTGCTTGTCCAATGATCTGGAAGTTCCTGCCAGTGCGGAAATTATCCTTGAAGGGTATATTGAACCGGACGAAATGGCACCGGAAGGGCCATATGGCGATCACACAGGTTATTATAATGAAGTGGATATGTTCCCAGTATTCACTATCACCCATATCACCCAGCGTCGTGACGCTATTTATCATTCCACTTACACTGGCCGTCCACCGGATGAGCCTGCGGTACTGGGTGTGGCGTTGAATGAAGTTCTGGTGCCAATACTACAAAAACAATTTCCTGAAATTGTCGATTTTTACCTGCCACCAGAGGGGTGCTCCTATCGGCTTGCGGTCGTTACGATGAAAAAACAATATGCAGGCCATGCCAAGCGGGTCATGATGGGAGTCTGGTCATATCTACGGCAGTTTATGTACACAAAATTTATTATCGTTTGTGATGATGATATCAACGCGCGAGATTGGAATGATGTCATTTGGGCGATAACTACGCGAATGGACCCGCAGCGAGATACTGTCTTAATGGAAAATACACCGATCGACTATCTCGATTTTGCATCACCGGTTTCTGGGTTAGGCTCAAAAATGGGATTGGATGCAACCAATAAATGGCCAGGAGAGACACAAAGGGAATGGGGGCGCCCGATAGTCATGAGTGATGAAATTCGCGCCCGTGTCGATGAAATTTGGGATAAATTAGAAATTTTGAAGCGATAA
- the fre gene encoding NAD(P)H-flavin reductase → MTTLSCKVTSVDSITDTVYRVHLLPDSPFSFRAGQYLMVVMDERDKRPFSMASPPSEKQTIELHIGASELNLYAMAVMDRILDQRVIDIDIPHGQAWFREDSENPMLLIAGGTGFSYTRSILLSALEKNPNRDISIYWGGRELHHLYDLGELQGLSECYPNLAVVPVVEQVDEYWQGRTGTVLSAVLEDFGSLANHDIYIAGRFEMAKIARERFCSERDASIDRMYGDAFEFI, encoded by the coding sequence ATGACAACACTGAGCTGTAAAGTCACATCGGTTGACTCCATTACAGATACCGTTTATCGGGTTCATTTATTACCTGATTCGCCTTTTTCTTTTCGTGCGGGGCAATACCTGATGGTAGTTATGGATGAAAGAGATAAGCGTCCGTTTTCCATGGCATCGCCACCATCAGAAAAACAGACGATCGAGTTGCATATAGGGGCTTCTGAGTTAAACCTGTATGCAATGGCGGTGATGGACAGGATCCTGGATCAGAGAGTGATCGATATAGATATTCCACATGGTCAGGCATGGTTTCGTGAAGATAGTGAAAACCCGATGTTATTGATTGCCGGGGGAACTGGATTCTCTTATACCCGCTCTATTTTACTGTCAGCACTGGAAAAAAATCCGAACCGCGATATCTCGATCTACTGGGGAGGGCGTGAATTACATCACCTCTATGATCTGGGAGAATTGCAGGGATTGAGTGAGTGTTATCCCAATCTGGCTGTGGTGCCTGTGGTTGAACAGGTTGATGAATACTGGCAGGGCAGAACGGGTACGGTCTTGAGTGCAGTCTTAGAAGATTTTGGCAGTTTGGCGAACCATGACATTTATATTGCTGGGCGTTTTGAAATGGCTAAAATTGCCCGTGAACGCTTTTGTAGTGAACGTGATGCGTCTATTGATCGCATGTATGGTGATGCGTTTGAGTTTATCTGA
- the fadA gene encoding acetyl-CoA C-acyltransferase FadA, whose amino-acid sequence MENVVIIDGIRTPMGRSKGGVFRQVRAEDLSAHLMKSILKRNPSVQPEHIDDISWGCVQQTLEQGFNIARNSALLAGIPHSVPAVTVNRLCGSSMQSLHDGARMIMTGDASIAMIGGVEHMGHIPMTHGVDFHSKLNRNVAKAAGVMGLTAEMLAKMHGISREMQDEFALRSHLRAAQATESKAFSNEIAPIHGHDADGNLKFIDFDEVIRPDTNLKNLAGLRPVFDPVTGSVTAGNSSALSDGASAMLIMSESKAKELGLKARARIRSMAVVGCDPSIMGYGPVPATQMALKKAGLSLADIGLIELNEAFAAQSLACMKGLNLLDSMDDRINLNGGAIALGHPLGCSGARITTTLLNLMERKDVQFGLATMCIGLGQGIATIIERV is encoded by the coding sequence ATGGAAAACGTAGTCATTATTGATGGTATTCGTACCCCAATGGGGCGCTCAAAAGGTGGTGTATTCCGTCAGGTCCGTGCCGAAGATCTCTCTGCACATCTGATGAAATCGATACTCAAGCGCAACCCATCAGTACAACCTGAGCATATCGACGATATCTCTTGGGGATGTGTGCAACAAACGCTGGAACAGGGGTTCAATATTGCCCGTAATTCCGCATTGCTGGCAGGTATTCCCCATTCGGTCCCTGCTGTGACCGTTAACCGTCTGTGTGGTTCTTCAATGCAGTCATTGCATGACGGTGCCCGCATGATCATGACTGGAGATGCCAGCATTGCGATGATTGGCGGTGTTGAGCATATGGGGCATATTCCCATGACTCACGGTGTCGATTTTCATTCGAAATTAAACCGCAATGTTGCTAAAGCCGCAGGCGTTATGGGCTTAACCGCAGAAATGCTGGCAAAAATGCACGGTATCAGCCGCGAAATGCAAGATGAATTCGCCCTGCGCTCTCATCTACGAGCCGCACAAGCGACAGAATCAAAAGCGTTTTCTAACGAAATCGCACCAATTCATGGGCACGATGCTGATGGCAACCTGAAGTTCATCGATTTTGATGAAGTGATCCGTCCCGATACCAACCTGAAAAATCTGGCTGGGCTGCGGCCGGTCTTTGATCCTGTCACAGGCAGTGTCACGGCGGGTAACTCTTCAGCACTTTCAGATGGCGCATCTGCGATGCTTATCATGAGTGAAAGCAAAGCCAAAGAATTAGGGTTGAAAGCACGTGCCCGGATCCGTTCGATGGCAGTTGTTGGCTGTGATCCTTCCATCATGGGTTATGGCCCTGTACCTGCAACACAGATGGCATTGAAAAAAGCAGGCCTGAGTCTTGCTGACATTGGCCTTATTGAATTAAATGAAGCATTTGCAGCCCAATCACTGGCCTGTATGAAAGGGCTGAATCTGTTGGATAGTATGGACGATAGGATCAACCTGAACGGTGGTGCAATTGCTCTCGGCCATCCATTAGGCTGTTCTGGCGCACGCATCACAACTACCCTGCTTAACCTGATGGAACGCAAAGATGTACAGTTCGGGCTGGCAACTATGTGTATTGGATTAGGGCAAGGCATTGCTACAATTATCGAAAGAGTTTAG
- the fadB gene encoding fatty acid oxidation complex subunit alpha FadB, which translates to MLYLSDTIQVNWLKDGIAELIFNAPAAINKLDTKTVASLDKAVAVLEQQTKLKGLLLRSEKQAFIVGADITEFLSLFDAPKEKLQEWLKFANDIFSRIEDLPVPTISAINGYALGGGCEVVLSTDFRVASPDLRIGLPETKLGIIPGFGGSVRLPRLIGPDNALEIITAGKDIGAEEALKNGLIDAVVPTEKLVDAAVSILELAIKGDLDWQAARQPKLSPLNLNDVERTMSFTVAKGMVMKVAGPHYPAPITAVKTIEKAATLGRDEALKLEAESFVPLAHTTVARALVGIFLNDQYVKGLAKKHLKEVTVPQHATILGAGIMGGGIAYQSARKGVPVLMKDINQKALDLGVNEAAKLLHKQFERGRLDAMKMAKILSSIQPTLSYAGIEQSQIVVEAVVENPKIKAAVLAETESHINDDCILASNTSTIPITELAKSLKRPENFCGMHFFNPVHRMPLVEIIRGEKTSDKTISTVVAYASKMGKTPIVVNDCPGFFVNRVLFPYLAGFGMLLRDGGDFRQIDKIMEKEFGWPMGPAYLIDVVGIDTAHHAQAVMAQGFPERMTRDYHDAIDVLFENQRYGQKNDVGFYKYTQDKKGKPKKEQDETVDQLLAGISHPKQIFSGEDIIARTMIPMINEVVRCLEEGVIASPAEADMALVYGLGFPPFHGGVFRYLDTMGTAAYVKLAERYAHLGAMYHVPAGLKAKSESNESYYPAAAKIAVNPGEKA; encoded by the coding sequence ATGCTCTACCTAAGTGACACTATTCAAGTAAACTGGCTGAAAGATGGCATTGCAGAACTGATATTCAATGCACCAGCTGCAATTAATAAATTAGATACAAAGACCGTTGCTTCATTGGATAAAGCTGTTGCCGTCCTTGAGCAACAAACTAAATTAAAAGGGCTGTTGCTACGTTCTGAAAAACAAGCCTTTATTGTTGGTGCAGACATCACAGAATTCTTATCATTATTCGATGCACCAAAAGAAAAACTTCAGGAATGGCTGAAGTTCGCCAATGATATTTTCAGCCGTATTGAAGATCTCCCTGTTCCTACTATTTCTGCGATCAACGGCTATGCACTTGGCGGGGGTTGTGAGGTAGTGCTGTCAACTGACTTTCGTGTTGCATCCCCAGATCTTCGCATCGGATTACCCGAAACTAAATTAGGCATTATCCCGGGCTTTGGTGGCTCTGTTCGCCTGCCACGTTTAATTGGCCCAGATAACGCTCTAGAAATTATCACCGCAGGTAAAGATATTGGTGCTGAAGAAGCGTTGAAAAATGGTCTGATTGACGCCGTTGTGCCGACTGAAAAGCTGGTAGATGCTGCTGTTTCTATTCTGGAACTGGCCATCAAAGGCGATCTGGATTGGCAAGCTGCCCGCCAACCTAAACTTTCCCCACTGAACCTCAATGATGTTGAACGCACCATGAGCTTCACCGTGGCGAAAGGAATGGTGATGAAAGTCGCAGGTCCACATTATCCAGCGCCAATTACTGCTGTAAAAACTATTGAAAAAGCAGCGACATTGGGTCGCGATGAAGCCTTGAAACTAGAAGCAGAAAGTTTTGTTCCACTGGCTCATACCACTGTTGCCCGTGCCTTGGTCGGCATCTTCCTGAATGACCAATATGTCAAAGGTCTGGCGAAAAAGCATCTGAAAGAAGTCACAGTGCCACAACATGCAACGATACTGGGTGCAGGTATTATGGGTGGTGGTATCGCCTATCAATCTGCACGCAAAGGCGTTCCTGTTCTGATGAAAGACATTAATCAGAAAGCGCTGGATTTAGGTGTCAATGAAGCCGCTAAGTTATTGCATAAGCAATTTGAGCGTGGACGTCTGGATGCTATGAAAATGGCTAAGATTCTGTCATCCATTCAGCCAACACTCAGTTATGCGGGCATTGAGCAATCTCAGATTGTTGTCGAAGCCGTTGTTGAGAACCCGAAGATCAAAGCTGCGGTCTTGGCAGAAACGGAATCACATATCAACGATGATTGCATTCTAGCCTCCAATACCTCCACGATCCCAATCACTGAATTGGCAAAATCATTGAAACGTCCGGAAAATTTCTGTGGTATGCATTTTTTCAATCCAGTTCACCGTATGCCGCTGGTTGAAATCATCCGTGGAGAAAAAACCTCAGACAAGACCATTTCTACTGTTGTGGCTTACGCCAGCAAAATGGGAAAAACACCGATTGTTGTCAATGATTGCCCAGGCTTTTTCGTCAACCGCGTATTGTTTCCTTATCTGGCAGGCTTCGGCATGTTACTGCGTGATGGCGGTGATTTCCGTCAAATCGACAAGATCATGGAGAAAGAGTTTGGCTGGCCTATGGGTCCCGCGTATCTCATCGACGTTGTTGGCATTGATACCGCCCATCATGCTCAAGCTGTCATGGCACAAGGTTTTCCAGAGCGTATGACTCGCGATTATCACGATGCCATTGATGTATTATTTGAAAATCAGCGTTACGGCCAGAAAAATGACGTAGGTTTCTATAAATACACCCAAGACAAAAAAGGCAAGCCGAAAAAAGAGCAAGATGAAACCGTCGATCAACTGCTGGCAGGTATAAGTCACCCGAAACAAATTTTCTCTGGTGAAGATATCATTGCCCGTACCATGATCCCAATGATTAACGAAGTCGTTCGCTGCTTGGAAGAAGGTGTCATTGCCAGTCCTGCAGAAGCAGATATGGCGCTGGTTTATGGTTTAGGCTTCCCGCCATTCCACGGTGGTGTTTTCCGCTATCTGGATACGATGGGAACCGCAGCTTATGTGAAACTGGCTGAACGTTATGCCCACTTAGGCGCAATGTATCACGTTCCCGCTGGCCTGAAAGCGAAATCCGAAAGCAATGAAAGTTACTACCCTGCCGCAGCCAAAATTGCTGTTAATCCAGGTGAAAAAGCGTGA
- the pepQ gene encoding Xaa-Pro dipeptidase, producing the protein MEKLASLYHEHIKILQRRAREILARNQLDALLIHSGESLRVFLDDCDYPFKVNAHFKAWVPVTKVPNCWLWVDGVNKPKLWFYSPVDYWHSVEALPNSHWTEEVELIHLAKADDIKAELSGLSKQNTAYIGEQTERAKNLGILEHNINPKMVLDYLSYHRSYKTDYELVCMREAQKTAVNGHLAAYDAFTSGVSEFEINMFYLMATGHRDTDVPYNNIIALNENAAVLHYTKLQQTLPSEIRSFLIDAGAEYNGYVADITRTYAAKHNNDFASLIKDLNGEQQAIIGSIKAGIRYTDYHINMHRRIAKLLKKHGIINGITEETMVEKGLTTPFFPHGLGHSLGLQVHDAAGFMQDDTGTHLAAPTLHPYLRCTRILEPRMVLTIEPGIYFIETLLAPWRENEYSKHFDWKKIDMFKLYGGIRIEDNIVIHDGKIENMTRDLQLS; encoded by the coding sequence ATGGAAAAGTTGGCATCTCTGTACCACGAACATATTAAAATCTTACAAAGACGTGCCCGCGAAATACTGGCACGAAATCAGCTTGACGCTCTACTTATTCACTCTGGCGAGTCATTACGTGTTTTTCTGGATGACTGCGATTATCCTTTCAAGGTAAATGCACACTTCAAGGCTTGGGTGCCTGTGACTAAAGTACCCAATTGCTGGCTATGGGTTGATGGTGTTAATAAACCTAAACTCTGGTTTTATTCACCCGTAGATTATTGGCATAGCGTGGAGGCTTTGCCCAATAGCCACTGGACTGAAGAAGTTGAGTTAATCCATCTGGCAAAAGCCGATGATATCAAAGCAGAATTGAGTGGCTTATCAAAACAGAATACAGCTTATATTGGTGAGCAGACTGAGCGTGCAAAGAACTTGGGTATTCTCGAACACAATATCAATCCCAAAATGGTCTTGGATTATTTGAGTTACCATCGCTCATATAAAACAGATTACGAGCTGGTCTGTATGCGTGAAGCGCAGAAAACTGCCGTAAATGGTCATCTGGCCGCATACGACGCATTTACATCTGGTGTGAGCGAATTCGAAATCAATATGTTCTATTTGATGGCAACAGGGCACCGCGATACAGATGTCCCTTATAATAATATTATTGCCCTGAATGAAAATGCGGCCGTTTTGCATTACACCAAATTACAACAGACGTTACCTTCCGAAATTCGCAGTTTTTTGATTGATGCTGGTGCAGAATATAATGGCTATGTTGCTGATATCACCAGAACTTATGCAGCAAAACATAACAACGATTTCGCTTCACTGATTAAAGATTTAAATGGGGAACAACAAGCGATTATTGGCTCGATCAAGGCGGGTATTCGGTATACTGATTATCATATCAATATGCATCGTCGCATAGCCAAGTTGCTAAAAAAACACGGGATCATTAATGGAATCACTGAAGAAACTATGGTTGAGAAAGGGCTGACAACGCCATTTTTCCCACATGGACTTGGCCATTCACTGGGTCTGCAGGTGCATGACGCTGCTGGATTCATGCAGGATGATACCGGAACCCATCTGGCCGCGCCGACATTACATCCTTATCTGCGTTGCACACGTATTTTGGAGCCGAGGATGGTTTTGACCATTGAACCGGGTATTTATTTCATTGAAACGTTATTGGCACCGTGGCGTGAAAATGAATACAGCAAACATTTCGATTGGAAAAAAATCGACATGTTTAAGCTTTATGGTGGTATTCGCATTGAAGATAACATCGTTATTCACGACGGAAAAATTGAAAATATGACCAGAGATTTACAGTTGTCGTAA
- a CDS encoding IMPACT family protein, which translates to MKPYLIPAASVNFTEEIKKSRFITLLEHTSGVNEAKLFIQSIKEQYPDARHHCWAFVAGAPDDSQQLGFSDDGEPTGTAGKPMIAQLIGSGMGEITAVSVRYFGGIKLGTGGLVKAYGNGVQQALKLLETEYKVPQKLYQLQCEYAYISMVEQLLQKFSGQVIASEYAENVTLQVSLPATLAGEIGDKLRDLSRGALFLTPKS; encoded by the coding sequence ATGAAGCCTTATTTGATCCCTGCGGCTTCAGTCAATTTCACTGAAGAAATAAAGAAAAGTCGTTTCATCACTCTGCTGGAACACACCAGCGGGGTGAATGAGGCAAAGTTATTTATCCAGAGCATCAAGGAGCAATACCCGGATGCCCGACATCATTGCTGGGCTTTTGTAGCAGGTGCGCCGGATGATTCCCAGCAATTAGGTTTTTCAGATGATGGAGAGCCGACAGGAACTGCTGGTAAGCCCATGATCGCGCAATTAATAGGAAGCGGGATGGGAGAAATCACTGCCGTGTCAGTTCGCTATTTTGGTGGTATCAAACTTGGCACGGGAGGATTGGTTAAAGCCTATGGCAATGGTGTGCAGCAGGCACTGAAATTACTGGAAACAGAATACAAAGTACCGCAGAAACTGTATCAATTGCAGTGTGAATATGCCTATATCTCGATGGTAGAACAATTGCTACAAAAATTCTCAGGGCAAGTGATTGCTAGTGAATATGCTGAAAACGTTACATTGCAAGTTTCACTGCCAGCTACCCTTGCGGGGGAGATAGGTGATAAATTACGTGACTTAAGCCGTGGTGCTCTGTTTTTAACACCAAAATCATAA